Below is a genomic region from Deinococcus sp. YIM 77859.
GGATTCCCCGCACGGACCTTATTGCCCGTACGGGGAACCGAGCGGTCACCGGCTTTCAGCTTCCAAAGGTGCTGTGGCTGCGGGACGAGGAGCCGGAGGTCTTTGCTCGGCTGGCCCATGTGCTGTTGCCTAAAGATTACCTGGGCTTCGTGCTCACTGGGGAAATGAGGACCGAACCGTCCGATGCCTCCGGTGTGGGTGCCCTTAACCTCGCCTGTAAGGCCTGGGACAGGGAGGTGCTGCAAGCCCTGGAGCTCTCTCCCAGGCTGTTCCCCGAGGTGGTGAATTCCTGGGACGTGGTGGGCCGCCTGAAGGCGGAGCTGAGCGCCTACACCGAACTCCCTGCGGGTCTGCCAGTGGTGGCAGGCGGTGGGGATAACGCAGCGGCGGGCATTGCCCTAGGTCTCACGAGTGACCGCCCGCGGGTCGGGAGTGTCAGTCTGGGAACGAGCGGCGTGCTGTTCGCGCCGCTGGCCCAGCCCACCCCCGACCCGCAGGGCCGTGTTCATCTGTTTGCTCATGCAGACGGCGGGTACAACCTACTGGGCGTGACGCTAGCCTGCGCTGGTGCTCTGCAGTGGTTGCATGACAAGCTTGCTCCGGACACCAGCTTTGACCTCCTGCTCTCGGAAGCGGCGAAGGTGCCGGATGGAGCGCAGGGTGTCACCTTCCTGCCCTACCTGGCCGGGGAACGCAGCCCGCACATGAACCCGGAGCTGCGTGGTGCCTGGACGGGCCTTGCCCTGGCGCATGGCCGGGGGCACCTCACGCGGGCCCTGCTGGAAGGAACAGCCCTCGCTCTGGCTGACACCTATGAGGTAATGCGGCCCCTGTCATCGGTCAACACCTTTTTGGCAACCGGTGGAGGCGCGCGCAGTGACTTCTGGTTAGGCTTGGTGGCCGGAGCACTGGACGTACAGGTGGAGCGCTCTACGCATGAGCCAGGTGCGGCGGATGGCGCTGCTCTCCTCGCCATGCCCTCTGCCGGCATCTACCGGGACCTGGCTGAGGTGATGCAGGCACTGAGACCTGCCGGAACACCTGTTCGGCCGCTCGAGATCACCAAGGCCCGGGAGCAGCACTCCTCCACCTTCGCCCGCCTCTACGGTGCTGTCCAGCCCGAACCGCAGCTCGGCACAGCACCCGTTCAGGCTGATGTGAGGGCCTAAGCGTCCTGCTGTTCATCCCTCCCGCTCCAGGTTCGAAGACGGACTGAGAGCTACCATCACCGCAATTGTGAAGGGGATGGGTCTTCTGGGCCCGGTGCCAGGAAGCCTGTTCACTTGCCACTCTCCTTCCAAAGGACCACCATGACGACTGCCTATCTCAGCCATCACGCCCCCTGGGGGGCCTACGCCTCCTTTGTCTTGGGAGAGTTCGGAAAGGGCGGTGGCTTTGCCCTCTCGGACGTACATTCCCCTGACCGAAGCGTCTATATCGCGTACCGCACAGGCAGGGCACCCGTGCAGGTGTTGCCGTTTCTGAGTGCACCGCTAGGCCTGGGTGAACTCGCTTACCAGGCGAACGCGGACGGCGTAGCGCGTTCGACACCTGCGGTCCGAAGTGTTCCCGGTGAGGAACTGGACCGCCAGCTTCTCTGGGCCTCTGACGAGTGGCGGCATGGGCCCTTCCGGCTGCGGCTCCTCAGTCCCTTTGGTGAGGTGCCAGCCCCCGGAACGGATGACGACGCCCTCCGTCTCGCCGTGTGCCCCGTAGTGCTCGCCGAGCTGGAACTCGACAACGGGGATTCGGACGTGCCCGCCGAAATGCTGTTTGCCCTGGAGGGCGTTAACCGCCCCCTCTCCGATACGGCGGGTGGTGCGCTGCTGGGCGCGGCTGCCGGGCGCTCCTGGGGCGTGGCGGCCCTGCCCGGCGCGGGTGTTGAGGAGGTGCAGGATTTCGATGTGATTGGTGCGGCCTTTGGCGAGCGGCGGCCACGTGTGCGGCGGCTGGGCAATGCGGGGGGCGTCATGCTGACCGTGCCTGCCGGCGAAACCGGCCGGTTAGTACTGGCCCTCGGTACCTATCAGGCAGGTACGATCACGAGCAGCTTGAACACCCGCTTCTTCTATACCGGGTTCTTCTCCAATCTCGAGGAGGTGCTCACCTTTGGGCTGGAG
It encodes:
- the xylB gene encoding xylulokinase, which codes for MTSTPVTLGIDLGTTGVKAVALDEGGRTVAQASRTYPLLTPYPGWTEQRPEDWVAAALDALKDLAQQLRDARALPLALGLSGQMHGAVFLGAGGEVLRPALLWNDQRTGKQVQAIEVRIPRTDLIARTGNRAVTGFQLPKVLWLRDEEPEVFARLAHVLLPKDYLGFVLTGEMRTEPSDASGVGALNLACKAWDREVLQALELSPRLFPEVVNSWDVVGRLKAELSAYTELPAGLPVVAGGGDNAAAGIALGLTSDRPRVGSVSLGTSGVLFAPLAQPTPDPQGRVHLFAHADGGYNLLGVTLACAGALQWLHDKLAPDTSFDLLLSEAAKVPDGAQGVTFLPYLAGERSPHMNPELRGAWTGLALAHGRGHLTRALLEGTALALADTYEVMRPLSSVNTFLATGGGARSDFWLGLVAGALDVQVERSTHEPGAADGAALLAMPSAGIYRDLAEVMQALRPAGTPVRPLEITKAREQHSSTFARLYGAVQPEPQLGTAPVQADVRA